In Pristis pectinata isolate sPriPec2 chromosome 2, sPriPec2.1.pri, whole genome shotgun sequence, the sequence CTCTGCATTCCTCTTGTAGCTGTCGAAGGGAAAAGATCATGTCGATTGTAGAGTGTTCTGACCTGAAGCCACACTGAGATTCGGGATATACCCTTTCGGCgattttctgcagtctgttcaggACCACACGGGCGAAAACTTTCCCGACGATGCTCAGCAGAGAGATCCCCCTGTAGTTGTTACAGTCACTTCTGTCCCCTTTGTTCTTATGTAGGGTGGCAATGTCTCTCATGTCCTGCAGCACTGCTCCctctttccagcactggcagagtaGTTCGTGCAGGTGGTTTAGTAGGACACCCTTTGCGCACTTGATGGCCTCTGGTGGAATGCCGTCCAATCCAGGTGCCTTCCCAGTGGGTAGGCTGTCGATGGCTTTACTCAGCTCTCCGGCAGTCGGCAGTGCATCCAGTTCCTCCATGATAGGCAGGCAATCCATGGTGTCTAGCGCGTTATCCAAgatgttgttttccctggagtagagttCGGAGTAATGCTCCGCCCATCTCTCCATCTGCTTGCCTTTATCTTTGATGGTCTCGTCTGTTTTGGTTTTCAGTGGTACTGACTTGCTCTGGGTTGGACCGATGGCTTTCTTGATCCCCTCGTACATTCCACGGATGTTGTCTGTGTCAAATGATGACTGGATGCTTTCGCAGAGTTGTAGCCAGTAGTCATTTGTACAGCGTCTGGCTGTTTTCTGAGCCCTGTTTCTTGCTATCCTTAGCGCTTGCATTGTTGCCTGGGTGGGGTGGCGTTTATGCTTTATTAGTGCAACACCCTTTGCCTCGATGACAGTGGTGAGTTTACTTGAGCTCGCTTCGAACCAGTCCTGTGTTTTGCCCTGTTTCTTCCCGAAGGCCTTGAGtgcagtgctgtggatagtgtcccTGAGAGATTCCCATCTCTGCCGAGCATCCCATTCTGGTGGGTCTGCAAGGAGAGCGTCCTCCAGTGATTTGATGAACTCCGCCGCTTTGTCTGGGTGTTGGGTCTTACTAGCGTCGATGCATTGCCTGCCTGGAGGCTTGGCATGGTGCATCTTCTTTGGCTGAAGTCTGATCTTGCAGCaaaccagagagtggtccatGTCAAAGTCGGCACTCTGAAAGGAGTGTGTCATGAGCATGTTTCTCAGGTGGCGGTGTCTTGTGATTATCAAGTCTAGCTGATGCCAATGTTTTGAGCGGGGATGTCTCCAGGACACTTTATGCTGAGCTTTGGTCTGGAAGTAGGTGTTAGTGACACACAATTCGTGGAGCATGCAAAGCTCAAGCAGTCGTTGCCCGTTATCATTCATGTTGCCAAACCtgtaccacccctggcagcttggCCAGGAGTCGTGGTCGGCGCTCACTCTGGCGTTGAAGTCGCCAAGTAGCAGCAACTGTTCCTGACTTGGGATTTCCTGTATTGTCATTGAGAACTGATCGTAGAACTCGTCCTTCGCGTCTtgtgtagagtagagggttggggCATAGACGCTGACGAGGTTGACAGGACCGTCGGATGTGTGGAGTCGTAGTGAGAAAATCCGCTCCGTCCCTTTCTCGCTAGGctccaccatcttcagcagcGAGTTCTTCACTGCAAAGCCGACACCATGCTCTCTGGTCTCATCTGAACCCTTGCCCTTCCAGAAGAAGGTATAGTCTCTCTCACGTAAGGTTCCCGATTCTGCGAGACGTGTCTCTTGGAGCATTGCGATGTCCACTTGGAGCCTCAGCAGTTCATTGTTAATCACTGCTGTCTTGTGTGAGTCGCTGATCTCCCGAAGGTCATCTGATATATCAGTTTTCATAGTCCGTACATTCCAGCATCCTAGTCTGAGTGCTGGTTTCTTTTTTTGTCTTCTTGTTGTGCCTGGTGCAGTGTTTGCAGTCCACAGTTCAGGATACTTATATCCCTAAGCCCCACGCACCCAGTGGAGCGGGCGGACTGTGGCGGGACAGCACCTAATTGGCTGGGGGCTGCCCAGCTTAAGGCGGGCGGTAGCTGTCCAGTGAGACACGACGGTCTCTCCCTCTGTCGAAAGCAATCCCTGGCGCCTTGCTCTACGCCAATCGAGCGCAGGCTTATAACCGGTAATCTGCTGCTTTCCATGCTGTGCCGTCGCGGTGAGGCAACGCTGGAGTGTCCTCTCCAGGGCACAGGCCTGGTCAAGGTTGTATGGAAGACCAGCAGTTGACCATGCAGCaggtctcccctctccacaccaCCAAGGGAAAGGCAAAAAGCCAATACAGCTTGGCACCAGTGTCATCGCAGGAGTTGCCAGAACGAGGTTGAAGACAACGTCGAACTGCCTTAGGGACTCTAGCTCTGTATTTGTCCTCAGGGCTTACTCCCGTAGCCTTTCCCATGAGTGGGTATAACCACAAGGCAGCGGAGGTTTGAAATCAGAGTTTTCCCTCTCTTAGATGGAATGCCTTCCCAGGCTGACGAGTTCCATCTACCCGACTGGGATCcgttagaggtatttaaaatcaagaggggtatagacagagtaggtagagagaaactgtttcctttGGTAGAGGCAACAAACACCAAGGACATAGAATTAGGTTGGTTAgtaaaataactaaaataaagACACCTTTTCTAGGTAGTGAGTGGCTAGGGTCTGTGATGTTATTGAGTGTACCAtccaagagctctaaacttaagtacgagcaccctcactatagggagattaaaCTGTATCAATTTACACTTCAAGCACTAGTTTACTTCACCATTTTAATCTCTACAGAAGGGTCTAGTTGTCAATAATCACTGTTTTGAGTGgagggtccctcctcccaaccaaggaggagatacttccagctaacaaagcaacttaaacacagtttattttattttaagtgagacacgtttaattctaataagtactTCTTAACAACGACTCGTAAcatacaaaggatttccaaacatgagtacaattcttacaacctaaaaagtcataccaacaagttgcaaaCAAACAAATCGTCCATCGCAAAAACccaaggctgaggaatgaattctaggtcttctttctgtaaccccttctctccaTCATTCCCCCTagcctgactgctttctaacactTGTACTgttttttcactgagttgatatcattggcatgtgatgttttttcaaccacattttcaggccaggtgactggagtgtttaattaagtaaatgtggaTCCTATTGTACTCTTGtaatgttaagaggctgagcagggaatattggttagaagtttaacttagcaaagagcaaacatcttgagccttggacaatttctgctgtttttgcaaaagggattttagcttaatgagcaaccacttcttgacctttggacaggccgtgctgctgtgctaaaaagctgaggttagcaacaaGCTTTTTTGGGGCCTGggaagtgaatatccatcacaggtCTGCCAGGTGTGGATATGTAGGAAGGTTCAATTTTAACCTTTCAGGTAAGAAGTCCTGGGAGTATGGGCAGGGGGGGACAGGGAAGTGCAAGTAGCTAGTTTGCTCTGACGTTGAgctggtatggacttgatgggctcaATGGCTTCGTACTGTGCCAttaccctgaaagtggcagcacaggttggtgaagaaggcattgggcacgcttgccttcatcggtcagggcaatgagtacaggaattgggttGTCATTTTGCAAtggtacaagatattggtgagagcCTCACTTTgagcattatgtgcagttctgatcactcagctacaggaaggatgtcattagactagaaagagtgcagacaagattcatgaggatgctactgggactggagtgcttgagttataaggagaggctgggtaggctgggactttttttcctggagtggagaagactgagggctgaccttaatgaggtgtataaaatcatgaggggcatagataaggtggaatggccatagtctttttcccagggtaagggattctaaaactagaggccaaaGATTGAAGGTGAGacggaaaagatttaaaagggaccagagggaaaaccttttcacacagaggatggtgggtatatgaaacaagctgccagagtaagctgtagaggtgggtacaattacaatgtttaaaagacatttataaagatacatggatagaaaatgtttagagggatatgggccaaacgcaggcaaatgggacaagttgggctgaagggcctgcttctgtactgtataactctatgactctattattcaGTGATTCTAtggtaaggtcagaagtgggaatatttGCCGATGTTCCAGCTCCTCAGATAATGTAATATTCCGTGTGCAATT encodes:
- the LOC127580446 gene encoding uncharacterized protein LOC127580446, which translates into the protein MKTDISDDLREISDSHKTAVINNELLRLQVDIAMLQETRLAESGTLRERDYTFFWKGKGSDETREHGVGFAVKNSLLKMVEPSEKGTERIFSLRLHTSDGPVNLVSVYAPTLYSTQDAKDEFYDQFSMTIQEIPSQEQLLLLGDFNARVSADHDSWPSCQGWYRFGNMNDNGQRLLELCMLHELCVTNTYFQTKAQHKVSWRHPRSKHWHQLDLIITRHRHLRNMLMTHSFQSADFDMDHSLVCCKIRLQPKKMHHAKPPGRQCIDASKTQHPDKAAEFIKSLEDALLADPPEWDARQRWESLRDTIHSTALKAFGKKQGKTQDWFEASSSKLTTVIEAKGVALIKHKRHPTQATMQALRIARNRAQKTARRCTNDYWLQLCESIQSSFDTDNIRGMYEGIKKAIGPTQSKSVPLKTKTDETIKDKGKQMERWAEHYSELYSRENNILDNALDTMDCLPIMEELDALPTAGELSKAIDSLPTGKAPGLDGIPPEAIKCAKGVLLNHLHELLCQCWKEGAVLQDMRDIATLHKNKGDRSDCNNYRGISLLSIVGKVFARVVLNRLQKIAERVYPESQCGFRSEHSTIDMIFSLRQLQEECREQRQPLYVAFIDLTKAFDLVSRDGLFRILTRIGCPSRLLRIVQSFHTDMKGVVQFDGSSSEAFNIRSGVKQGCVLAPTLFGIFFAVMLKHAFGTSTDGVYLHTRSDGKLFSLSWLRAKTKVREVLIRDILFA